The Haloarchaeobius amylolyticus genome window below encodes:
- a CDS encoding DUF1684 domain-containing protein yields MSDFDADTWRAELEQKREEKDEFFGEHPQSPIPPEERDDFDGVAYFDPDPAFRVEADLTHHAQPEPVPMETTNGPEVRYVRVATLSFELDGDAYELHGYKQRPDEGQPEPLFVPFRDKTTGQQTYEKGRYMELHVDGDLEDVDTVTLDFNLAYSPFCAFSDTFSCPLPPEENWLETTIEAGERY; encoded by the coding sequence ATGAGCGACTTCGACGCCGACACCTGGCGGGCCGAACTCGAACAGAAGCGCGAGGAGAAAGACGAGTTCTTCGGCGAGCATCCGCAGTCACCGATTCCCCCGGAGGAACGCGACGACTTCGACGGCGTGGCCTACTTCGACCCCGACCCGGCGTTTCGGGTCGAGGCCGACCTGACACACCACGCACAGCCCGAGCCGGTCCCGATGGAGACGACGAACGGCCCCGAGGTCCGCTACGTCCGGGTCGCGACGCTCTCGTTCGAGCTGGACGGCGACGCGTACGAACTCCACGGCTACAAACAGCGCCCCGACGAGGGCCAGCCCGAACCGCTGTTCGTCCCCTTCCGCGACAAGACGACCGGCCAGCAGACCTACGAGAAGGGCCGGTACATGGAGCTCCACGTCGACGGCGACCTCGAAGACGTGGACACCGTGACCCTGGACTTCAACCTCGCGTACTCGCCGTTCTGTGCCTTCTCGGACACCTTCTCGTGTCCACTGCCGCCCGAGGAGAACTGGCTGGAGACGACGATCGAAGCGGGCGAGCGATACTGA